A single region of the Triticum dicoccoides isolate Atlit2015 ecotype Zavitan chromosome 2B, WEW_v2.0, whole genome shotgun sequence genome encodes:
- the LOC119367069 gene encoding S-norcoclaurine synthase 1-like, with product MEVEARSVGSSASEGRWSQSGTSLPVRNVQALAASAGEVAVDAMERYIQPGVDGDTVLAEHSDEVPVIDLSKLLDAESVEAEAARLRFACEDWGFFQVVNHGIPIEVIAGMKHDIQKFFQLPLEVKNAYAQRVGDLQGYGQAFVLSDDQKLDWSDMFGLFSQPPQARDMSYWPNQPPNFRNSIEEYSSELMKLSHSLATFIAKTIGVDPELMEDKHVGQFLRMNYYPPCTTTPEKVLGFSPHSDGSFITILLEVNAVQGLQIRRHGAWIPVKPRGDALLVNVGDFLEIMTNGKYKSIEHRVTINAQKERLSISAFQVPKYDGIISPVLGSTEEKVLYKTMRVEEYARLYLSNKPDGKRTLDYAKLSQI from the exons ATGGAGGTGGAGGCGAGGAGTGTTGGCAGCAGCGCCAGCGAGGGCAGATGGTCGCAGTCTGGAACGTCGCTGCCCGTCAGGAACGTCCAGGCGCTGGCCGCGTCTGCCGGCGAGGTGGCGGTCGACGCGATGGAACGGTACATCCAGCCGGGCGTCGACGGGGACACGGTTCTCGCCGAGCACTCCGATGAGGTTCCGGTGATCGACCTCAGCAAGCTCCTGGACGCCGAGTCCGTGGAAGCGGAGGCCGCCAGGCTCAGATTTGCTTGTGAGGACTGGGGCTTCTTCCAG GTCGTAAATCATGGAATACCAATTGAGGTCATCGCGGGTATGAAGCATGACATTCAGAAGTTCTTTCAGCTGCCCCTCGAAGTTAAGAATGCATATGCGCAACGAGTGGGAGATCTTCAAGGTTATGGTCAAGCATTTGTTCTCTCGGATGATCAAAAGCTAGATTGGTCAGACATGTTTGGCCTCTTTTCGCAGCCACCTCAGGCCCGTGATATGAGTTACTGGCCAAACCAGCCTCCTAATTTCAG GAATTCTATTGAAGAGTACTCTTCCGAGTTGATGAAACTCAGTCATTCTCTTGCCACCTTTATTGCCAAAACAATAGGTGTTGATCCTGAATTAATGGAAGACAAGCATGTGGGCCAGTTTCTGAGAATGAACTACTATCCTCCATGCACAACCACGCCTGAAAAGGTTTTAGGTTTCTCACCGCATTCCGATGGATCTTTTATAACTATCCTGCTAGAAGTGAATGCAGTTCAAGGCCTACAAATTAGAAGGCATGGCGCATGGATCCCAGTAAAACCACGGGGGGATGCATTATTGGTAAATGTGGGTGACTTCCTTGAG ATTATGACAAATGGGAAGTATAAGAGCATTGAGCACAGGGTCACCATAAATGCCCAGAAGGAGCGACTATCCATATCAGCATTTCAAGTTCCAAAGTACGATGGAATAATTTCACCAGTTTTGGGCAGTACCGAAGAGAAGGTGTTATACAAGACAATGAGAGTCGAAGAGTATGCAAGACTTTATTTGTCAAACAAACCAGATGGAAAGAGAACCCTTGATTATGCTAAGTTATCCCAAATATAA